One window of the Microbulbifer sp. Q7 genome contains the following:
- a CDS encoding DUF4124 domain-containing protein codes for MRTTVTTLCFTLSLLATAAQADGIYKWVDENGVVHFGSQPPQQEEVEVVKAPKSERYKKWQEEQQALLAQRKMTTAAKADNNQTAEQTVQPAENTDSGEAEMAAREQRCRSAQQRLQELERHARVREVDASGNYRVLPEEERQQRIKQTKDLLASC; via the coding sequence ATGCGCACCACTGTTACTACGCTGTGTTTCACCCTGAGCTTGCTGGCCACGGCGGCCCAGGCGGACGGTATCTACAAATGGGTCGATGAGAACGGCGTGGTGCACTTTGGCTCTCAGCCGCCCCAGCAAGAGGAGGTGGAAGTGGTAAAAGCGCCGAAGTCCGAGCGCTACAAAAAGTGGCAGGAAGAGCAGCAGGCGCTGTTGGCCCAGCGCAAAATGACCACCGCCGCCAAAGCGGATAACAACCAGACAGCGGAGCAGACAGTGCAGCCTGCAGAAAACACCGATTCTGGTGAGGCCGAGATGGCCGCCCGCGAGCAGCGCTGCCGCAGTGCCCAACAGCGGCTTCAGGAACTGGAGCGCCATGCGCGGGTTCGCGAAGTGGATGCCAGTGGCAATTACCGGGTATTGCCGGAAGAAGAGCGACAGCAGCGTATTAAACAGACCAAAGATTTACTGGCTAGCTGCTAA
- a CDS encoding acetolactate synthase 3 large subunit — translation MELLSGGDMLVRALQDEGVDLIFGYPGGSALHIYDAIFRQKGIKHLLVRHEQGATHAADGYARATGKTGVVLVTSGPGATNAITGIATAYMDSIPMVVISGQVPSDKIGEDAFQETDMVGCSRPIVKHSFLVKKAEDIPEIVKKAFYIASTGRPGPVVIDVPKDITNPVDRYPYQYPEKMRMRSYTPAGKGHTGQIRKAVALLLSAKRPVIYAGGGVIQGDGSALLCELAQRLNYPVTNTLMGLGAYPGTDKRFLGMLGMHGTFEANTAMHHADVILAVGARFDDRVTNTPSKFCPGAKVIHIDVDPASISKTITADVPIVGTVQSVLKEMLEMLKASREMPDQSAIVDWWRQIDDWRERHGLYTAPRYRTDGDMIMPQEVISAVHQITKGDAYVTSDVGQHQMFAAQYYLFDKPRRWINSGGLGTMGFGLPAALGVKAAYPDAEVVCVTGEGSIQMCIQELSTATQYNLPVKILCLNNQALGMVKQWQEMQYEGRLSNSVYEDSLPDFIKLAEAYGHLGMKIEHRDELHGKLEEAFAIKDRTVFIDVYVDPTEHVYPMQVMPSGSMRDMWLSKTERT, via the coding sequence GTGGAATTACTCTCCGGCGGCGATATGTTGGTTCGCGCGCTGCAGGATGAAGGGGTTGACCTGATATTCGGTTACCCCGGCGGTTCGGCACTTCATATATACGATGCCATCTTTCGCCAGAAGGGCATCAAGCACCTGCTGGTGCGGCATGAACAGGGGGCAACCCACGCTGCGGACGGTTACGCCCGCGCGACGGGCAAGACCGGCGTGGTGCTGGTGACCTCTGGCCCGGGTGCAACCAATGCCATCACCGGCATTGCCACTGCCTATATGGACTCCATCCCGATGGTGGTGATTTCCGGTCAGGTACCTTCCGACAAGATCGGCGAGGATGCCTTCCAGGAAACCGATATGGTGGGCTGTTCCCGTCCGATCGTGAAGCACAGCTTTCTGGTCAAAAAAGCGGAAGATATCCCCGAGATCGTCAAGAAGGCGTTCTATATCGCGTCCACCGGTCGTCCTGGCCCGGTAGTGATCGATGTCCCCAAAGACATCACCAACCCGGTGGATCGCTATCCCTATCAATATCCGGAAAAAATGCGCATGCGCTCGTATACCCCGGCGGGTAAGGGGCATACGGGTCAGATTCGCAAAGCGGTGGCGTTGCTGCTCTCCGCCAAGCGTCCGGTCATCTACGCTGGCGGTGGGGTTATTCAGGGTGACGGCTCAGCGCTGCTCTGCGAGCTGGCTCAGCGTCTGAACTATCCGGTAACCAATACCCTGATGGGGCTTGGGGCTTACCCGGGGACGGACAAGCGCTTCCTGGGGATGCTGGGTATGCACGGCACCTTCGAAGCCAATACGGCGATGCATCACGCCGACGTCATTCTCGCCGTAGGCGCGCGCTTCGATGATCGGGTAACCAATACCCCGAGCAAATTCTGTCCGGGCGCCAAGGTGATTCACATTGATGTGGACCCGGCTTCTATTTCCAAAACCATCACCGCCGATGTACCTATTGTGGGTACCGTGCAGTCGGTGCTGAAGGAAATGCTGGAGATGCTGAAGGCTTCCAGGGAGATGCCGGATCAGTCGGCCATTGTGGATTGGTGGCGACAGATCGATGACTGGCGTGAACGTCATGGCCTGTACACCGCACCGCGCTATCGCACCGACGGCGACATGATTATGCCGCAAGAGGTGATCAGTGCCGTGCACCAGATCACCAAAGGCGACGCCTACGTCACCTCGGATGTGGGCCAGCACCAGATGTTTGCCGCCCAGTACTATCTGTTCGACAAGCCGCGCCGCTGGATCAACTCCGGTGGCCTCGGCACCATGGGTTTTGGCTTGCCCGCCGCCCTGGGGGTGAAGGCTGCGTATCCCGATGCCGAGGTGGTCTGTGTGACCGGCGAGGGCAGTATCCAGATGTGTATCCAGGAGCTGTCCACGGCAACACAATACAATCTGCCCGTGAAAATCCTGTGCCTGAACAATCAGGCCCTGGGCATGGTAAAGCAGTGGCAGGAAATGCAGTACGAAGGGCGCCTGTCCAACAGCGTCTATGAGGATTCCCTGCCCGACTTTATCAAGCTGGCGGAGGCCTACGGGCATCTCGGTATGAAGATCGAGCATCGCGACGAGCTGCACGGCAAGCTGGAGGAGGCGTTCGCGATCAAGGACCGCACCGTGTTTATCGATGTTTACGTCGATCCAACCGAGCACGTCTATCCCATGCAGGTGATGCCGAGTGGCTCCATGCGGGATATGTGGCTCAGTAAGACGGAACGGACGTAA